A single window of Psychrobacter raelei DNA harbors:
- a CDS encoding histidine phosphatase family protein translates to MTTLLFARHGQASFGQRNYDQLSELGAKQAACLGSQYAKAQRKIDAIVTGSLSRQQDSATHFLSAYQAGYPDAAQLQPTLIEGFNEFNHTDVFVKYNPEFSTEVGLLTAIASAPVPKVRLAELFNEAMLRWHSGDHDEEYLESWPQFNQRVQQALQHVVELTQHKQANTALIFTSGGVIAAITAHLLGQSSANAYSINRSLINTGVTSVVVKSTPSDTPPKLRLLSLNEHSHLYQQGQDLLTWH, encoded by the coding sequence ATGACTACCTTGCTATTTGCCAGACACGGCCAAGCCTCCTTTGGTCAACGAAATTACGATCAGCTCTCTGAGCTTGGCGCCAAACAAGCGGCGTGCTTAGGAAGCCAGTATGCCAAAGCCCAGCGCAAAATTGATGCGATTGTAACGGGGTCCTTATCACGTCAACAAGACTCGGCAACCCATTTCTTAAGCGCTTATCAAGCCGGTTATCCAGATGCTGCACAGCTTCAACCGACCCTGATCGAAGGCTTTAACGAGTTTAATCATACCGATGTGTTTGTTAAGTACAACCCTGAGTTTAGCACTGAAGTCGGTCTACTGACGGCCATTGCCAGTGCCCCTGTGCCCAAAGTGCGCTTGGCGGAGCTGTTTAATGAAGCCATGCTGCGTTGGCATAGTGGCGACCATGATGAGGAGTATTTAGAAAGTTGGCCACAGTTTAATCAGCGGGTGCAGCAGGCTTTGCAGCACGTGGTTGAGCTTACCCAGCACAAGCAAGCAAACACTGCTTTGATTTTTACCTCAGGTGGGGTGATTGCTGCCATTACTGCCCATTTACTCGGTCAAAGCAGTGCCAACGCTTACAGCATTAATCGCAGCCTGATTAACACAGGCGTTACCTCGGTGGTGGTTAAGTCTACTCCATCTGATACACCGCCAAAGCTTAGGTTATTGTCACTCAACGAGCACAGTCATTTGTATCAACAGGGGCAAGATTTGCTGACGTGGCACTAA
- a CDS encoding SDR family oxidoreductase: protein MKHTLFSSLQQGIMGTLQHKAQQTKSLLQNQDLAELTKQQVGKDKTILITGASSGIGAGMAKNFAKLGYNLALCARRTDRLDALKAEILTNSPSIRVEIKSLDVSDYEAVFSVFEAFQAQFGQIDKVIVNAGVGEGRRVGTGRFHINRRTAEIDFISALAQCEAAMQIFRAQNLGHLVAISSMSAMRGMPKHLTVYAASKAGLAHLAEGIRAEMIADKLPIKVTTIYPGYIRTEINEGAPKLPFEVDEQTGSTALVAAIESGVEEACVPALPWMLVGKAMKHLPLHLVNKLG from the coding sequence ATGAAACACACTTTATTTAGCAGTCTACAACAAGGGATTATGGGCACCTTGCAGCACAAGGCACAACAAACCAAATCCTTATTACAAAACCAAGATTTGGCTGAGTTAACCAAGCAGCAAGTCGGTAAAGATAAGACAATTTTAATCACCGGTGCCAGCTCAGGTATTGGCGCAGGTATGGCCAAAAACTTTGCCAAACTGGGCTATAACTTAGCGCTTTGTGCGCGCCGCACAGATCGTCTTGATGCCTTAAAGGCAGAGATACTAACCAACAGCCCTAGCATCCGTGTTGAGATTAAGTCACTGGATGTGAGCGACTATGAGGCAGTATTTAGCGTATTTGAGGCCTTTCAAGCGCAGTTTGGACAAATTGATAAAGTCATCGTCAATGCCGGTGTCGGTGAAGGCCGCCGAGTAGGTACCGGCCGCTTTCATATTAACCGGCGCACCGCAGAGATTGACTTTATTTCAGCACTGGCTCAGTGTGAAGCGGCGATGCAGATCTTCCGAGCACAAAACCTGGGGCACTTAGTCGCCATATCTAGTATGTCCGCCATGCGTGGTATGCCCAAGCACTTAACGGTTTATGCCGCCAGTAAAGCAGGACTGGCTCACTTAGCAGAAGGTATCCGCGCTGAAATGATTGCCGATAAGCTACCTATCAAAGTGACCACAATCTATCCTGGCTATATTCGCACCGAAATCAATGAAGGGGCACCTAAGCTGCCCTTTGAAGTTGATGAGCAAACCGGCAGCACAGCCTTAGTCGCCGCGATCGAATCAGGTGTTGAAGAAGCTTGCGTACCTGCCCTGCCTTGGATGTTGGTGGGTAAAGCCATGAAGCATTTGCCCCTACATTTAGTCAATAAGCTGGGCTAA
- a CDS encoding cell division protein ZipA C-terminal FtsZ-binding domain-containing protein encodes MTTVDYILIIIAVVIMVVGLYMIIRGISARKNKAHAQSIMRDKNGIPIIPRHERKLVEEPEALEAGETVIVPDREHLQPVITDNAPAAEPQPNHLDKPAETEFVPTARTTQSADMMPHTPAASHQFANTTDSPLTNPHLAALDDDGEDDLFSSLASATEKLMPVIETAQESEFLDNSPMLDQHLLAEADQDQNSPLNHAQENINITLVPKNSYDTIDGKTILSIVSQYGLKYGAMNMFHRYENKDGSGILWFSMMGVTQDGIAPFDLNLLPTSRFNGLVLFLSLPHPKATQGFDTMMSVVNLISNDLNTLVLDENNDILTRERRQQLRAQVQEYQAAYQQG; translated from the coding sequence ATGACCACCGTAGACTATATTTTAATTATCATCGCTGTTGTTATTATGGTGGTAGGTCTGTATATGATTATTCGCGGTATTTCTGCTCGCAAAAATAAAGCCCACGCTCAGTCAATTATGCGTGATAAAAATGGCATTCCTATTATTCCGCGTCATGAGCGCAAGCTGGTAGAAGAGCCGGAAGCTCTAGAAGCAGGTGAGACGGTTATTGTGCCAGATCGCGAGCATTTGCAGCCGGTTATTACCGATAATGCCCCTGCCGCTGAGCCGCAGCCTAATCATTTAGATAAGCCAGCTGAGACTGAGTTTGTACCCACAGCACGCACCACTCAGTCAGCTGATATGATGCCGCATACGCCTGCCGCCTCCCATCAATTTGCCAATACCACTGACAGCCCATTGACCAATCCGCATCTAGCCGCGCTAGACGATGATGGCGAAGATGACTTGTTTTCAAGCTTGGCCTCAGCGACCGAAAAGCTGATGCCGGTTATTGAGACCGCTCAAGAGTCTGAGTTCTTGGACAACAGCCCCATGCTTGATCAGCATCTGTTGGCAGAAGCAGACCAAGATCAAAACAGCCCGCTTAATCACGCACAAGAAAATATCAACATCACTTTAGTGCCCAAAAACAGCTATGACACTATTGATGGTAAGACCATTTTATCCATCGTATCGCAATACGGCCTAAAATATGGTGCCATGAATATGTTCCATCGTTATGAGAATAAAGATGGCTCGGGTATTTTATGGTTTAGTATGATGGGGGTGACTCAGGACGGTATTGCGCCCTTTGATTTAAACTTGTTGCCCACTTCTCGTTTTAATGGTTTGGTGTTGTTTTTATCGCTGCCCCATCCTAAAGCGACTCAAGGCTTCGACACCATGATGAGTGTGGTCAATTTAATCTCTAATGACTTAAATACCTTGGTGCTTGATGAGAATAATGACATCTTAACCCGTGAGCGTAGACAGCAGCTACGTGCTCAGGTCCAAGAGTATCAAGCTGCGTATCAACAGGGTTAA
- a CDS encoding AAA family ATPase gives MRLKSLKLSGFKSFANPTTFSFRHGITAIVGPNGCGKSNVIDAIRWVLGESSAKQLRGGAMSDVIFAGTQNKAAKSLASVELTFEHTQDEQTGIRHELNLYHELSVRRQINGEGKSDYFINGTRCRRRDVVDVFLGTGLGPRSYSVIQQGMIGRIVDSSPLQLREFIEEAAGVSRYQARREETQKKLLRTRENLERLQDIEAELSRQKKKLAKQAESATHYQQLQQQLSEVKEQLGTQQLYQAKAAQMQHKAEQEQLTKSLEAQQAQDSMLKQKLAKVSARLAEEQWLKDEARDSLHQQDLQRQQVEHQLKELHSSLSQLEGKLRANADRQQKIQASMLATEQDNQAQNETLTQLAPELEALQVQQQQTQEKYTPLQLAWEASNTKVAKIEADKREVEQRLALAKQSESRLTLDLSKWHNKDKLWQQEAIKWGVRPSGDTLSATDAEVTSAPVSQPLNEQIAGIDNQLKGLAKQQEVIEEQLETKQPIFNQLKQTQHQQQSQLAQLEKQHASLMAEYDTLHAIVHPKKPAKLPSAQPTDGAQSVMAADNSTANRSLGHTLGQLSALHEQIKLTAAGEPYAQSLDKWLAFWLDAGILPATGFGNDNGHAGFIQCLLSDDSFDKLSNKPQSKTDKSAAMPPQSVLFEGSTASEHQQQDLPPDLQPYLKPLTELIAAPKLRLWQHTYLYVKEHKTDEGATDLALDLDKIAVLLHTMPAPIIILTQAGWLITRVGAVHISKLDKSGQHPSFLSIRLQQQQRLAVLEAHLNETETQIEQLTNTIKAQAHKQEQLSVVIEELLAQLSASAHKRHELQQQRITLIAKQERQDSEQQRLQAQRDELDAEQQEIQSAQLALSQKIESDNKHLQALMPELKAAKQQQQQLELERQQISQQERDNNDSLRQLQLQYSQAQIAAKHSAAQLQQFIEDKQQLERSQQKLIQEQDKLQQKLPQLQAQQQAVSQQHHELQVALDERQAVIGSLQGDVEAHQARRDDLESHIQQIQDKLSHSITQVAIADERIKEASERLKGLNTQISPLALLTDYITHGRSVSAAKLEKLQAAESQLTAKLNNMGPVNLAAAAELAAVDERLLPLEQQINDITASMDTLSEAIASIDGKTKTLFLQTLDSVNESLTQLFTKVFGGGQASLTLLKDDELGVGEQWRAGLELMAQPKGKKNSRLAVLSGGEKTLTALSLIFAIFKQHPAPFCVLDEVDAPLDDANVVRFTNLIADLADEVQFIFISHNKLAMQIADELKGVTMPQAGISTLVSVSLEEAEQYLEPSA, from the coding sequence ATGCGTTTAAAATCTCTTAAATTGTCCGGCTTTAAATCTTTTGCCAATCCAACCACTTTTAGCTTTCGCCATGGCATTACTGCCATTGTGGGGCCTAATGGCTGTGGTAAATCTAATGTGATTGATGCCATCCGCTGGGTTTTGGGCGAGTCCTCTGCCAAGCAGCTGCGTGGTGGGGCAATGAGTGATGTTATTTTTGCTGGTACTCAGAATAAAGCTGCCAAAAGTCTGGCCAGTGTTGAGCTAACCTTTGAGCATACCCAAGATGAGCAGACCGGTATTCGCCATGAGCTCAATTTATATCATGAGCTGTCAGTGCGCCGCCAGATTAATGGGGAGGGTAAGTCGGATTATTTTATCAATGGTACCCGATGCCGCCGCCGTGATGTGGTCGATGTATTCTTAGGCACAGGCTTGGGACCACGCAGCTACTCGGTGATTCAGCAAGGGATGATAGGACGTATTGTCGACTCAAGCCCGCTACAGTTGCGTGAGTTTATTGAAGAGGCCGCGGGGGTGTCACGCTATCAGGCCCGCCGTGAAGAGACTCAAAAAAAGCTGCTTAGAACCCGAGAGAATTTAGAGCGCTTGCAAGACATTGAAGCTGAGCTGAGCCGTCAGAAGAAAAAGCTGGCCAAACAAGCTGAGAGCGCCACCCACTATCAGCAGTTGCAGCAGCAGCTAAGTGAAGTCAAAGAGCAGCTGGGCACGCAGCAATTGTATCAGGCCAAAGCGGCACAAATGCAGCACAAGGCTGAGCAAGAGCAGCTGACTAAGAGCCTTGAGGCGCAGCAAGCTCAGGACAGTATGCTGAAACAAAAGCTGGCCAAAGTCAGTGCCCGTCTGGCTGAGGAGCAGTGGCTAAAAGATGAGGCGCGTGATAGCCTGCACCAACAAGATTTACAGCGCCAGCAGGTTGAGCATCAACTCAAAGAGCTGCACTCTAGCCTCAGTCAGCTGGAAGGGAAGTTACGTGCCAATGCCGATCGGCAGCAAAAAATACAAGCCAGTATGTTGGCCACCGAGCAAGACAATCAAGCACAAAATGAGACCTTGACCCAGTTAGCCCCTGAGCTTGAAGCCCTGCAAGTACAGCAGCAGCAAACGCAGGAAAAATATACGCCGCTGCAGTTGGCTTGGGAGGCAAGCAATACCAAAGTGGCTAAGATTGAGGCGGACAAACGAGAGGTTGAGCAGCGTCTTGCGCTTGCCAAACAGTCTGAATCTCGGCTCACGCTGGATTTGTCCAAATGGCACAACAAAGATAAGCTATGGCAGCAAGAGGCAATAAAATGGGGAGTGCGCCCAAGCGGTGATACCCTTAGCGCTACTGACGCAGAGGTGACATCAGCCCCAGTTTCGCAGCCGTTAAATGAGCAGATTGCTGGTATCGATAACCAGCTTAAAGGCTTAGCTAAGCAGCAAGAGGTTATTGAAGAGCAGTTAGAGACTAAGCAGCCAATTTTTAATCAATTAAAGCAGACACAACACCAGCAGCAATCACAGCTTGCCCAGTTAGAAAAGCAGCATGCCAGTCTGATGGCAGAATATGACACGTTGCATGCCATTGTTCACCCCAAAAAGCCGGCCAAGTTACCCTCAGCGCAGCCGACAGATGGCGCTCAATCCGTTATGGCTGCAGATAACAGTACGGCTAACCGCTCTTTAGGACACACGCTTGGGCAGCTTTCAGCATTACACGAGCAGATTAAGCTGACCGCCGCTGGCGAGCCTTATGCCCAAAGCTTGGATAAATGGTTGGCGTTTTGGCTGGATGCGGGGATACTGCCGGCCACCGGCTTTGGCAACGATAACGGCCATGCAGGATTTATTCAGTGTCTGCTGTCTGATGACAGCTTTGATAAGCTTAGTAATAAGCCTCAAAGTAAAACAGATAAAAGTGCTGCAATGCCCCCTCAGAGTGTGTTATTTGAGGGCAGTACTGCATCAGAGCATCAACAGCAAGACTTGCCACCTGATTTACAGCCCTATTTAAAGCCTTTAACTGAGCTGATTGCTGCGCCTAAGCTTAGACTGTGGCAGCATACTTATTTGTATGTGAAAGAGCATAAGACAGATGAGGGCGCGACAGACCTAGCACTGGACTTAGATAAAATCGCAGTGCTGCTGCACACCATGCCTGCACCTATAATAATATTAACGCAAGCAGGATGGCTAATCACTCGAGTCGGCGCAGTGCATATCAGTAAGCTTGATAAAAGTGGACAACATCCGTCATTTTTAAGCATTCGCTTGCAGCAACAACAGCGTCTGGCTGTACTTGAGGCGCATTTAAATGAGACAGAAACCCAGATTGAGCAGCTTACTAACACCATAAAAGCACAGGCTCATAAGCAAGAGCAGCTGTCTGTGGTTATTGAAGAGCTGTTGGCACAATTATCTGCCTCAGCGCATAAGCGCCATGAACTACAGCAGCAAAGAATTACCTTGATAGCCAAACAAGAGCGGCAAGACAGCGAGCAGCAGCGCTTACAAGCACAGCGGGATGAGCTGGATGCTGAACAGCAAGAAATCCAAAGCGCTCAGTTGGCATTAAGCCAAAAAATTGAATCAGATAACAAGCACTTACAAGCCTTGATGCCAGAATTAAAGGCGGCAAAACAGCAGCAGCAACAGCTAGAGCTAGAGCGCCAGCAAATCAGTCAGCAAGAGCGTGACAACAATGACAGCTTACGTCAATTACAGTTGCAATACAGCCAAGCACAGATTGCTGCCAAGCACAGTGCGGCGCAGTTACAGCAGTTTATTGAGGACAAGCAGCAGTTAGAGCGCAGTCAGCAAAAGCTTATCCAAGAGCAAGATAAGCTGCAACAAAAGCTGCCACAATTACAAGCCCAGCAACAAGCAGTCAGCCAGCAGCACCATGAGCTGCAAGTGGCCTTAGATGAGCGCCAAGCGGTAATTGGCAGTTTACAAGGTGACGTTGAGGCGCATCAAGCCCGCCGTGATGACTTAGAATCGCACATTCAGCAGATACAAGATAAGTTATCGCACAGCATCACTCAAGTAGCCATTGCTGATGAGCGTATCAAAGAAGCCAGTGAGCGATTAAAGGGGTTAAACACACAAATTAGCCCCTTGGCTTTACTGACCGATTATATTACCCATGGGCGCAGTGTGTCAGCTGCCAAGCTAGAAAAACTGCAAGCGGCAGAAAGTCAGCTAACGGCTAAGCTTAATAACATGGGGCCGGTAAACTTAGCCGCCGCAGCCGAGCTGGCTGCTGTAGATGAGCGTCTGCTTCCGCTTGAGCAGCAGATTAATGACATAACAGCCAGTATGGATACTTTAAGTGAAGCCATTGCCTCTATCGATGGCAAAACCAAAACCTTGTTCTTACAAACCTTAGACTCGGTTAATGAGTCACTCACTCAGCTATTTACCAAGGTGTTTGGTGGTGGTCAGGCCAGTTTAACCTTACTCAAAGACGATGAATTGGGCGTAGGGGAGCAGTGGCGAGCAGGTCTTGAATTGATGGCGCAGCCTAAAGGTAAGAAGAACAGCCGTTTGGCAGTATTGTCTGGTGGGGAGAAGACATTAACAGCGCTGAGCCTTATTTTTGCTATCTTTAAGCAGCATCCTGCACCATTTTGTGTGCTCGATGAGGTGGACGCACCGCTTGATGATGCTAACGTGGTGCGCTTTACCAATTTGATTGCTGATTTAGCTGATGAGGTGCAGTTTATTTTTATCAGCCACAATAAATTGGCAATGCAAATCGCCGACGAGCTTAAGGGGGTGACCATGCCGCAAGCGGGTATCTCAACGCTGGTGAGTGTCAGCCTAGAAGAGGCCGAGCAGTATTTAGAGCCTTCGGCTTAA
- a CDS encoding phosphotransferase family protein, with product MSTTDATPTSSNSQSTASTEAKPTAQNSVIDQAGKVRASETLDGNAVSNWLRTQGIEVAGEPQITQFSGGASNWTYRLQYANMDLILRRPPAGTKAKSAHDMVREYKVQQALQDDYPYVPKMIALCTDDSVIGCDFYVMQRLIGIIPRANLPKAITLQPAQVRTLCTNVIDALIELHQIDYKQNPQLTALGKGEGYCERQVIGWDKRYKKAKTPNVPSFFVVRQWLKRNLPKDSRICVIHNDWRFDNVVLNPDNPTEVIGVLDWEMATLGDPLMDLGSALAYWVQKDDNRIMRQSRRQPTHLEGMMTREEVVTYYLNKTGMADSNWAFYEVFGLFRLAGIAQQIYYRYYNKQTDNPAFKDFWLIIHAIHARALKLIAKHEAIRVIDSGKLPAPIQSLAKQWLK from the coding sequence ATGAGCACCACAGATGCCACTCCCACCTCCTCAAACTCCCAGTCAACAGCCTCAACAGAAGCCAAGCCCACTGCCCAAAACTCAGTGATTGATCAGGCGGGCAAAGTACGCGCTTCTGAGACCTTAGATGGTAATGCGGTCAGCAATTGGCTACGCACCCAAGGTATTGAGGTAGCAGGTGAGCCGCAGATTACTCAGTTTTCAGGCGGTGCCTCTAACTGGACCTATCGACTGCAATACGCCAACATGGACTTAATTCTACGCCGTCCACCTGCCGGCACTAAGGCTAAGTCGGCACATGACATGGTGCGTGAGTACAAGGTGCAGCAAGCGTTGCAGGATGACTACCCTTACGTGCCAAAAATGATTGCTTTGTGTACCGATGACTCGGTGATTGGCTGCGATTTTTATGTCATGCAGCGCTTAATCGGTATTATTCCACGCGCCAACCTGCCCAAAGCCATCACCTTACAGCCGGCCCAAGTTCGCACGCTATGTACCAATGTCATCGATGCTTTAATCGAGCTGCATCAAATTGACTACAAACAAAATCCTCAGTTAACGGCGCTGGGCAAAGGTGAAGGCTACTGCGAGCGTCAGGTGATCGGCTGGGACAAGCGGTATAAAAAAGCCAAGACCCCCAATGTGCCAAGCTTCTTTGTAGTGCGTCAATGGCTCAAACGCAATCTGCCAAAAGACAGCCGTATTTGTGTGATTCACAATGATTGGCGCTTTGACAATGTGGTGTTAAATCCTGACAACCCCACTGAAGTGATCGGGGTACTAGACTGGGAAATGGCTACCTTGGGCGATCCGCTCATGGACTTAGGCAGTGCGCTGGCCTACTGGGTACAAAAAGATGACAATAGAATCATGCGTCAGTCTCGCCGTCAGCCCACACATCTAGAGGGTATGATGACTCGAGAAGAGGTGGTGACATACTATCTGAACAAGACTGGCATGGCGGATAGCAACTGGGCTTTTTATGAGGTATTCGGTCTGTTCCGTCTGGCTGGTATCGCTCAGCAAATCTACTATCGTTACTATAATAAGCAGACTGATAACCCCGCTTTTAAAGATTTTTGGCTTATTATCCACGCCATTCATGCGCGCGCTTTAAAGCTTATCGCCAAGCACGAGGCCATTCGGGTAATAGACAGTGGCAAGCTGCCTGCGCCCATTCAATCTTTGGCCAAGCAGTGGTTAAAGTAG
- a CDS encoding acyl-CoA dehydrogenase family protein: MPDISARGQDFYNRVKEFIQTQIEPIEDEFWQRCHKLNPGGDWQSWQWPEQYHTLRKQAKAAGLWNMFLPDDILGAGLSVTEYAPIAELTGRSLIAPNIFNCNAPDSGNMELLWRYGNEAQKRRFLMPLLEGETRSVFCMTEPAVASSDATNMQATAIIDGDDIVLNGRKWWSSGLGDPDVDFVIFMAHTPDDSKDRHHQHSMVLVPLDTAGVKIERMLQVFGDYDAPHGHGEVVFDNVRVPVSNIIGGPGMGFEIAQGRLGPGRIHHCMRCIGAAEKSLELAIHRGMSRTSFGKPILQLGGNMERIAEARVSIDQARLLTLYAAQKMDEKGVKAALTEISAIKVVAPTVLQEVVDMAMQIHGGMGVSQDTMLPRFYAQARSLRLADGPDEVHKTMIAKLELKKLGYGRPKAKP, from the coding sequence ATGCCTGACATCAGTGCGCGTGGACAAGACTTTTATAACCGTGTCAAAGAGTTTATCCAAACCCAAATCGAACCTATTGAAGATGAATTCTGGCAGCGTTGTCATAAGCTAAATCCTGGTGGCGACTGGCAAAGCTGGCAGTGGCCTGAGCAGTATCATACTCTGCGCAAACAGGCGAAAGCGGCCGGGCTTTGGAATATGTTTTTACCCGATGACATCTTAGGCGCTGGCCTGTCTGTGACCGAATACGCCCCCATCGCCGAATTGACCGGCCGTAGCCTCATTGCTCCCAATATCTTTAACTGCAACGCCCCTGATAGCGGAAACATGGAGCTGTTATGGCGCTATGGCAATGAGGCACAAAAGCGGCGCTTTTTAATGCCTCTTTTGGAAGGCGAAACCCGTTCTGTATTTTGTATGACTGAGCCTGCCGTAGCCTCAAGTGATGCCACCAATATGCAAGCCACTGCCATTATTGATGGTGATGATATTGTGCTAAATGGCCGCAAATGGTGGTCATCTGGCCTCGGTGATCCTGATGTGGATTTTGTTATTTTTATGGCTCACACCCCTGATGACAGCAAAGACCGCCATCATCAGCATTCTATGGTACTGGTGCCGCTAGACACTGCGGGGGTTAAGATTGAGCGCATGCTACAAGTGTTTGGTGATTATGATGCACCGCACGGCCATGGTGAGGTAGTATTCGATAATGTACGCGTGCCGGTAAGCAATATTATCGGCGGTCCAGGCATGGGTTTTGAGATTGCCCAAGGTCGCCTTGGCCCTGGCCGTATTCACCACTGTATGCGCTGTATTGGCGCCGCTGAGAAGTCACTGGAGCTGGCCATTCATCGTGGCATGAGCCGTACCAGTTTTGGCAAACCCATTTTGCAACTTGGCGGTAATATGGAGCGCATTGCTGAGGCTCGAGTCAGCATTGACCAAGCTCGCCTGCTTACCCTCTATGCCGCACAAAAGATGGATGAAAAAGGGGTAAAAGCGGCCTTAACTGAAATCTCAGCCATCAAAGTGGTGGCACCAACGGTGCTACAAGAAGTGGTCGATATGGCGATGCAAATCCACGGTGGTATGGGCGTCAGCCAAGACACCATGCTCCCAAGATTCTATGCTCAAGCACGCAGCTTACGCTTGGCCGATGGTCCCGATGAGGTGCACAAGACCATGATTGCCAAACTTGAATTAAAGAAATTGGGCTACGGCCGCCCTAAAGCTAAGCCTTAG
- the ligA gene encoding NAD-dependent DNA ligase LigA, translated as MTQNTADTHASAQAQEVIAKMRTLIAQVRKHNNAYYVMDEPTISDNEYDQLRLSLIELEERYPELTQPDSPTASVGDNPLPSFSQVQHDIAMLSLGNIFNYQDLQEFMRRVNDRLSDADRNPEYEIEMKLDGLAVSLKYHNGQFVRGVTRGDGQMGEDITQNVKTINNIPLVIEAAQDIDVLEVRGEVLMPKAGFKRLNRLAEENGDKTFANPRNAAAGSLRQLDPAVAASRPLAFYAYSVNQGLPEAITLQSAALTWLKQLGFTVSDFERVKTAQQVQDYYESMIQKRADLAFEIDGMVIKVDDLTLQSQLGALSREPRWATAYKFPAETVMTTLNSIEWQVGRTGQLTPVGKLEPVQVGGVTVSNVTLHNFGEIQRLDVRAGDTVSVHRAGDVIPKVTRVWHDLRPEGTSAVTLPTHCPVCDSPVVLPEGEALARCTGELFCPAQQQEALIHFVSRKAMDIDGLGERWLISFFEHGIVKTVADIYHLNEHADELVTLEKLGEKSVSNMLRAIEESKKTTLARFIYALGIRGVGETTAQNLAQYFGDLPELMGASIDALEAVPDVGHITAELIYNFFRAEHNIEVINALQQAGVYWDKVEQQALDNLPLEGQTWVITGTLVASGMSRDDAKAHLQALGAKVSGSVSAKTSALLAGEKAGSKLTKAQSLGVRVVLEDEFLKMIGAS; from the coding sequence ATGACTCAAAACACAGCAGACACTCATGCCTCAGCACAAGCTCAAGAGGTCATTGCAAAAATGCGTACCTTGATCGCACAGGTGCGTAAACACAACAATGCTTATTATGTGATGGATGAGCCAACCATCAGTGACAATGAATATGACCAGTTGCGCTTAAGTCTCATTGAGCTTGAGGAGCGTTATCCTGAGTTAACTCAGCCCGACAGTCCGACGGCTAGCGTGGGCGACAATCCTCTGCCATCATTCTCCCAAGTGCAGCATGACATTGCTATGCTGTCGCTGGGTAATATTTTTAATTATCAAGACTTACAAGAGTTTATGCGCCGGGTCAATGACCGTCTAAGTGATGCTGATCGAAATCCTGAGTATGAGATTGAGATGAAATTAGATGGCTTGGCTGTTTCATTAAAATATCATAACGGACAATTTGTGCGCGGCGTGACTCGTGGCGATGGTCAAATGGGCGAGGACATTACCCAAAACGTGAAGACCATCAATAACATTCCACTGGTGATAGAAGCGGCGCAAGATATTGATGTGCTTGAGGTGCGGGGCGAGGTACTGATGCCAAAAGCAGGCTTTAAGCGCTTAAACCGTTTGGCAGAAGAAAATGGTGATAAAACCTTTGCCAACCCCCGTAACGCAGCAGCAGGTAGCCTACGTCAATTAGACCCAGCCGTGGCTGCCAGTCGTCCTTTGGCTTTTTATGCGTATTCGGTGAACCAAGGCTTGCCTGAAGCGATTACTTTGCAATCGGCGGCTTTGACCTGGCTTAAGCAGTTAGGCTTTACTGTTAGTGACTTTGAACGGGTAAAAACAGCCCAGCAAGTTCAAGACTACTATGAGTCGATGATACAAAAACGGGCAGATTTAGCCTTTGAAATTGATGGGATGGTCATTAAGGTCGATGACTTAACGCTACAAAGTCAACTGGGCGCGTTATCACGTGAACCGCGCTGGGCCACCGCCTATAAGTTCCCTGCTGAAACGGTGATGACCACACTCAATAGTATTGAATGGCAAGTGGGGCGTACCGGTCAGCTGACTCCAGTGGGCAAGCTTGAGCCAGTGCAAGTGGGCGGTGTGACGGTCAGTAACGTGACCTTGCACAACTTCGGGGAAATCCAGCGCCTTGATGTGCGTGCAGGTGATACCGTCAGCGTCCACCGAGCGGGCGATGTGATACCTAAAGTGACTCGGGTATGGCATGATTTGCGCCCTGAGGGTACCTCGGCGGTGACGCTGCCAACCCACTGTCCTGTGTGCGACTCACCTGTGGTACTGCCAGAGGGTGAAGCCTTGGCACGCTGCACCGGTGAGCTGTTTTGTCCGGCGCAGCAGCAAGAGGCACTAATTCACTTTGTATCACGTAAAGCGATGGATATTGATGGGCTCGGTGAGCGCTGGTTAATCAGTTTCTTTGAGCATGGCATCGTCAAAACTGTGGCCGATATTTATCACTTAAATGAGCATGCCGATGAGCTGGTTACTCTAGAAAAATTGGGCGAGAAGTCCGTTAGCAATATGTTGCGCGCCATTGAAGAGAGTAAAAAAACCACACTGGCGCGCTTTATCTATGCGCTAGGCATTCGCGGTGTGGGAGAGACCACAGCACAGAATCTGGCACAATATTTTGGTGATTTGCCTGAATTGATGGGTGCCAGCATTGATGCCTTAGAGGCCGTACCTGACGTGGGCCATATCACCGCTGAGCTTATTTATAATTTCTTCCGTGCTGAGCATAACATCGAAGTCATTAACGCATTGCAGCAAGCTGGCGTGTATTGGGATAAGGTAGAGCAGCAGGCCTTAGACAATCTGCCCCTTGAGGGCCAAACGTGGGTGATAACAGGTACCTTGGTCGCCAGCGGTATGTCACGCGATGATGCCAAGGCGCATCTGCAAGCTTTGGGTGCAAAGGTCTCAGGCAGCGTATCGGCCAAAACCTCGGCATTATTGGCCGGTGAAAAGGCAGGCTCTAAGTTGACCAAAGCGCAGAGTCTGGGGGTGCGTGTGGTGTTAGAGGATGAGTTCTTAAAGATGATTGGGGCGTCATGA